From one Ctenopharyngodon idella isolate HZGC_01 chromosome 15, HZGC01, whole genome shotgun sequence genomic stretch:
- the cbln20 gene encoding cerebellin 20, producing MKALVILSLLGCALAQDRLFSWNGPGEPSDVDPNENVCLTDVASCGCCLMQKQMWKMETFFNMSLNELERGLGRAHAVLNNIRASRSAFSVALTDTHLCVGPNREDSVVKYGSVFINLGDGYSTNTGVFVAPRSGVYSLALTVYSDAGAAGAALAACARLRLNGRTLASPSEKNNQDQEDSVSALLAVQLHAGDRVDVALPAGCVLCDDNNHYNTFTGFLLYATD from the exons ATGAAGG CCCTTGTAATCTTAAGCCTTTTGGGATGTGCACTTGCACAAGACAGACTTTTTTCATGGAATGGTCCGGGAGAACCCAGTGATGTTGACCCCAATGagaatg TGTGTCTGACTGATGTGGCGTCCTGTGGATGCTGCCTGATGCAGAAGCAGATGTGGAAGATGGAGACGTTTTTCAACATGAGCTTAAATGAGCTAGAAAGGGGACTGGGGAGAGCTCATGCAGTGTTAAACAATATCCGTG CCAGTCGGAGTGCCTTCTCTGTGGCTCTTACTGACACGCACCTATGTGTCGGCCCAAATCGAGAAGACTCTGTTGTGAAGTATGGCAGTGTATTTATTAACTTGGGAGATGGCTACAGCACTAACACTGGTGTCTTTGTAGCACCACGTTCTGGTGTCTACAGCCTGGCACTAACTGTTTATAGTGATGCTGGTGCTGCTGGAGCCGCATTAGCTGCTTGTGCTCGACTCCGGCTGAATGGGCGCACACTTGCATCACCGAGTGAGAAGAACAATCAAGACCAGGAGGACAGTGTTAGCGCTCTGCTAGCAGTGCAGCTGCATGCAGGGGACAGGGTGGATGTTGCTCTTCCAGCCGGTTGCGTTCTGTGTGATGACAACAACCACTACAACACTTTCACCGGGTTCCTGCTCTATGCAACTGATTAA